A single window of Methylobacterium nodulans ORS 2060 DNA harbors:
- a CDS encoding MFS transporter: MSYVPPQTFRSAGGDPPARHPALVLLALAMGGFAIGTTEFAAMSLLPAFAPDLGIDAATASHVISAYALGVVIGAPVIAVLAARVARRRLLVGLMVLFALGNGLSALAPDYRAMLICRFLAGLPHGAYFGVASLVAASLVPVERRAQAVARVLAGLTVATIVGVPLATVIGQVAGWRWSFALVALLALATAALVRWFAPLGRPATGASALRELGALRRGQVWLTLATGAIGFGGLFAVYTYLASTLLTVTGASPGMVPLVLGLFGLGLTIGNLVCAWAADRAQMQAAGLTLAGSAAALALYPAATGSLWTLAPVVFLIGCGGGLSTILQTRLMDVAEDAQTLAAALNHSAFNVANALGPWLSGLALAHGLGLPATGWVGTALALGGLVIWAASLLAERAGSRGVRAIGAAAE; this comes from the coding sequence ATGTCCTACGTGCCGCCCCAGACCTTCCGCTCTGCCGGGGGCGATCCCCCCGCGCGCCATCCCGCCCTCGTCCTGCTCGCGCTCGCCATGGGCGGCTTCGCGATCGGGACGACGGAATTCGCGGCGATGAGCCTGCTGCCGGCCTTCGCGCCGGATCTCGGCATCGACGCGGCGACCGCGAGCCACGTCATCAGCGCCTATGCGCTCGGCGTGGTGATCGGCGCGCCGGTCATCGCGGTCCTCGCCGCCCGGGTGGCGCGGCGCAGGCTCCTCGTCGGCCTGATGGTGCTCTTCGCCCTCGGCAACGGCCTGTCCGCCCTCGCGCCGGATTATCGGGCGATGCTGATCTGCCGCTTCCTCGCCGGGCTGCCGCACGGGGCCTATTTCGGGGTGGCCTCCCTGGTCGCGGCCTCCCTGGTGCCCGTCGAGCGGCGGGCGCAGGCGGTGGCGCGCGTGCTCGCCGGCCTCACGGTGGCGACCATCGTCGGCGTGCCGCTCGCCACCGTGATCGGGCAGGTGGCGGGCTGGCGCTGGAGCTTCGCGCTCGTCGCCCTGCTCGCCCTCGCCACCGCCGCTCTGGTGCGCTGGTTCGCGCCGCTCGGCCGGCCCGCTACGGGGGCGAGCGCGCTGCGTGAACTCGGCGCGCTGCGGCGCGGGCAAGTCTGGCTGACCCTTGCCACGGGCGCCATCGGGTTCGGCGGCCTCTTCGCCGTCTACACCTACCTCGCCTCGACGTTGCTGACGGTCACGGGGGCCTCGCCCGGCATGGTCCCGCTCGTGCTCGGCCTGTTCGGGCTCGGCCTGACGATCGGCAATCTGGTCTGCGCCTGGGCGGCGGACCGCGCGCAGATGCAAGCCGCCGGCCTCACCCTCGCGGGGAGCGCGGCGGCTCTGGCGCTCTATCCGGCGGCCACGGGCAGCCTGTGGACGCTTGCGCCCGTGGTGTTCCTGATCGGCTGCGGGGGCGGGCTCTCCACCATCCTGCAGACGCGGCTGATGGACGTCGCGGAGGATGCGCAGACCCTGGCGGCGGCACTCAACCATTCGGCCTTCAACGTCGCCAACGCCCTTGGTCCGTGGCTGTCCGGCCTCGCCCTGGCGCATGGCCTCGGGCTCCCGGCGACCGGCTGGGTCGGGACGGCGCTGGCGCTCGGCGGCCTCGTCATCTGGGCGGCCTCGCTGCTTGCCGAGCGCGCAGGCAGCCGCGGGGTGCGGGCGATCGGCGCGGCGGCCGAGTAG
- a CDS encoding sensor histidine kinase — MNAPARGIAGSVGPETETAAPVRPNLWRSWRRRSISVRLAVSALLSSALILLIAGLILSTLYRETTERAFDSRLIVYANDLATNLVSPGDTEGKAFGALGDPRFDLPLSGWYWQVGRPNAKPRDLRTSRSLVGVPLPPPDNAVGEAGAGQLRKGYGRAQDERPLRIIERTVDLGEEGRYLVRVAGPSDEIESDMRRFTVALTTTFSMLGLSLGLTTLLQIRFGLAPLNKLRAALGAIRRGEADRITGDYPRDIAPLAGEVNLLIETNREILERARTQVGNLAHALKTPLSIIVNEVDANDASSELAVKVREQAAIMRDQVNYHLDRARAAALAGTLGTFTDVEPVVAALIRTFGKIYRDKTLAFDVAITPGLRFRGERQDFEEMIGNLVDNASKWAAGRVAIRAEVIGQGDYPHLIIAVEDDGLGLPPEARVAVLKRGRRLDETKPGSGLGLSIVADLATLYRGRLRLEAASLGGLRAVVEIPGDASPRA, encoded by the coding sequence ATGAACGCGCCCGCCCGAGGCATCGCGGGCAGCGTCGGCCCGGAAACCGAGACCGCGGCCCCGGTCCGCCCTAATCTCTGGCGGTCCTGGCGGCGCCGCTCGATCTCGGTCCGCCTCGCGGTCTCGGCGCTTTTGTCGAGCGCCCTGATCCTGCTGATCGCGGGCCTGATCCTCTCGACCCTCTACCGGGAGACGACGGAGCGCGCCTTCGACAGCCGCCTGATCGTCTACGCCAACGACCTCGCCACGAACCTCGTCTCGCCCGGCGACACCGAGGGCAAGGCCTTCGGGGCCTTGGGGGATCCGCGCTTCGACCTGCCGCTCTCGGGCTGGTACTGGCAGGTGGGGCGCCCCAATGCCAAGCCGCGCGACCTGCGCACCTCGCGCTCGCTCGTCGGCGTGCCACTGCCGCCGCCCGACAACGCCGTCGGGGAGGCCGGGGCCGGGCAGCTCCGCAAGGGCTACGGCCGCGCCCAGGACGAGCGGCCGCTGCGCATCATCGAGCGCACGGTCGATCTCGGCGAGGAGGGACGCTACCTCGTGCGCGTTGCCGGCCCCTCGGACGAGATCGAATCCGACATGCGCCGCTTCACGGTGGCGCTGACGACGACCTTCTCGATGCTCGGACTGTCGCTCGGGCTCACGACCCTGCTGCAGATCCGCTTCGGCCTTGCCCCGCTCAACAAGCTGCGGGCGGCGCTCGGGGCCATCCGCCGCGGCGAGGCCGACCGGATCACGGGCGACTACCCGCGCGACATCGCTCCGCTCGCGGGCGAGGTGAACCTCCTCATCGAGACCAACCGCGAGATCCTGGAGCGCGCCCGCACGCAGGTCGGCAACCTCGCGCATGCGCTCAAGACGCCGCTCAGCATCATTGTGAACGAGGTCGATGCCAACGACGCGTCGAGCGAACTCGCCGTCAAGGTGCGGGAGCAGGCCGCGATCATGCGCGACCAGGTCAACTACCACCTCGACCGGGCGCGGGCGGCAGCACTCGCCGGGACGCTCGGCACCTTCACGGATGTGGAGCCGGTGGTCGCGGCGCTGATCCGCACCTTCGGCAAGATCTACCGCGACAAGACGCTGGCCTTCGACGTCGCGATCACGCCGGGCCTGCGCTTCCGCGGCGAGCGGCAGGATTTCGAGGAGATGATCGGCAACCTCGTCGACAACGCCTCGAAATGGGCCGCCGGGCGGGTGGCGATCCGGGCCGAGGTGATCGGCCAGGGCGATTATCCGCATCTGATCATCGCCGTGGAGGATGACGGCCTGGGCCTCCCCCCGGAGGCCCGCGTCGCGGTGCTCAAGCGGGGCCGGCGCCTCGACGAGACCAAGCCCGGCTCCGGTCTCGGCCTGTCGATCGTCGCCGATCTCGCCACGCTCTATCGCGGGCGCCTGCGCCTGGAGGCGGCGAGCCTGGGCGGCCTGCGGGCCGTGGTGGAGATCCCGGGCGACGCGAGCCCCAGGGCCTAG
- a CDS encoding response regulator transcription factor — translation MRLLVVEDDRDLNRQVVTALEQAGYAVDKAFDGEEGAFLGETEPYDCIILDMGLPKQDGVTVLSGWRRAQVKTPVIILTARDRWSDKVNGFDAGADDYVTKPFHMEELLARVRAILRRAAGHASSQISAGPVTLDTRSGRVFVDGSPVKLTSHEYRLLSYLMHHTGRVVSRAELTEHLYDQDFDRDSNTIEVFVGRLRKKLAVDLIQTVRGLGYLIDPGAGSAPS, via the coding sequence GTGCGTCTGCTCGTCGTCGAGGATGACCGGGATCTCAACCGGCAGGTCGTCACCGCCCTGGAACAGGCGGGCTACGCCGTCGACAAGGCGTTCGACGGCGAGGAGGGCGCCTTCCTCGGCGAGACCGAACCCTATGACTGCATCATCCTCGACATGGGCCTGCCGAAGCAGGACGGGGTGACGGTGCTGTCCGGCTGGCGCCGGGCGCAGGTGAAGACGCCGGTCATCATCCTGACCGCCCGCGACCGCTGGAGCGACAAGGTCAACGGCTTCGATGCGGGCGCCGACGATTACGTCACCAAGCCCTTCCACATGGAGGAGCTGCTCGCCCGGGTGCGCGCCATCCTGCGGCGGGCTGCGGGCCATGCGTCGAGCCAGATCAGCGCCGGTCCGGTGACCCTCGATACCCGCTCGGGCCGCGTCTTCGTGGACGGCAGCCCGGTCAAGCTCACCTCGCACGAGTACCGCCTGCTCTCCTACCTGATGCATCATACCGGCCGCGTGGTCTCCCGGGCGGAACTCACCGAGCATCTCTACGACCAGGATTTCGACCGTGATTCGAACACCATCGAGGTCTTCGTCGGGCGCCTGCGCAAGAAGCTCGCGGTCGATCTGATCCAGACCGTGCGCGGCCTCGGCTACCTGATCGATCCCGGCGCCGGCTCCGCCCCGTCATGA
- a CDS encoding PepSY domain-containing protein, which produces MRYAALILSVGAAGLIGAMSWYALAQDTTETATVAAPVPALRLSQAAHTCLSPGDLREAVAEKRVVEPVAAIRAAQAAVPRAEIVRANLCRRDEALVYMLTALRRDGQFVHVVVDARSGRVAGQW; this is translated from the coding sequence ATGCGTTACGCCGCTCTCATCCTGTCTGTCGGAGCCGCCGGCCTCATCGGAGCGATGAGCTGGTATGCGCTCGCTCAGGACACGACGGAGACGGCGACGGTGGCGGCGCCCGTGCCGGCCTTGCGGCTGTCGCAGGCGGCCCATACCTGCCTCTCGCCGGGCGACCTGCGCGAGGCGGTGGCCGAGAAGCGGGTGGTCGAGCCGGTCGCGGCGATCCGCGCCGCGCAGGCGGCGGTGCCGCGGGCCGAGATCGTGCGGGCCAATCTTTGCCGCCGGGACGAGGCGCTGGTCTACATGCTGACGGCCTTGCGCCGGGACGGGCAATTCGTGCACGTCGTGGTCGATGCCCGGTCGGGTCGGGTGGCCGGCCAATGGTGA
- a CDS encoding S1 family peptidase, with amino-acid sequence MGLRWAAPCLAAALVLGSGLLPARAVTGGRDDSASGLARAAVMVLSSRGGVCSGVVLAPRIILTAGHCAAGPAEHRVHFRDEAGQPVLLPLAGTAVHPGYDAGAIAARRRSIDLALLRLAEPLPARFAAAALSEEMPRAGTRLTLGGYGLARPGDARSSGTFRTAALPVVEPHGQSRILVWLKDTGDPVGACEGDSGGPIAAETRIVAVTTWASGAKGCGGFSQGVLLGPQRAWIDRIAAEWGVAVRWE; translated from the coding sequence ATGGGGCTCCGGTGGGCCGCTCCTTGCCTGGCTGCGGCGCTGGTCCTGGGCTCCGGCCTGCTGCCGGCCCGGGCTGTCACGGGCGGCCGCGACGATTCCGCGAGCGGTCTCGCCCGTGCCGCGGTGATGGTGCTGTCGTCGCGCGGCGGCGTGTGCAGCGGCGTCGTGCTGGCACCCCGGATCATCCTGACGGCCGGCCATTGCGCCGCGGGGCCGGCGGAGCACAGGGTGCATTTTCGCGATGAGGCCGGCCAGCCCGTTCTCCTGCCGCTGGCCGGGACGGCGGTGCATCCCGGCTACGACGCGGGCGCCATCGCGGCCCGCCGGCGGTCGATCGATCTCGCCCTCCTGCGGCTGGCCGAGCCTCTGCCCGCGCGGTTCGCCGCGGCCGCGCTGTCCGAGGAAATGCCGCGCGCCGGGACGCGCCTCACGCTCGGCGGATACGGCCTCGCCCGGCCGGGCGACGCGCGCAGCAGCGGAACGTTCCGGACGGCGGCCCTGCCCGTCGTCGAGCCTCACGGCCAAAGCCGCATCCTGGTCTGGCTGAAGGATACGGGCGATCCGGTCGGGGCCTGCGAGGGCGATTCGGGCGGGCCGATCGCCGCCGAGACCCGGATCGTCGCCGTCACCACCTGGGCGAGCGGCGCCAAGGGGTGTGGCGGATTTTCCCAGGGCGTGCTCCTCGGGCCACAGCGGGCCTGGATCGACCGCATCGCGGCCGAATGGGGCGTCGCCGTCCGCTGGGAGTGA
- a CDS encoding S1 family peptidase, whose protein sequence is MHFVSASLNSRLAVAALGLSLAGWPGGARAVVLGEIARDPDGLRGSVVRIESTSGEMCSGSLIDQDLVLTAAHCVMHKAGYWVVVTDRSFRQRRLRAIAAAMHPDFVAGTTPEDQPGTDLAILKLSERLGPDFQPLSTRGGGGLAAGEAVAIAGYGVVAENRRSTARVLRQARLVSLGDLKVANTVTVVADRRSLAETAGAGACLGDSGGPILKGGPGGYQLVGVVSWSSGAAQQGRVRTACGGFTAVTPIARHTDWIAARIDDFSHYRPGDPAQSRSLRGNPADWTGGR, encoded by the coding sequence ATGCACTTCGTATCTGCCAGCCTGAATTCCCGCCTCGCCGTCGCCGCGCTCGGTCTGTCCCTCGCCGGGTGGCCGGGCGGTGCGAGAGCCGTCGTTCTCGGAGAGATCGCCCGAGATCCCGACGGCCTGCGCGGCTCCGTCGTGCGCATCGAGAGCACGAGCGGCGAGATGTGCTCCGGTTCGCTGATCGATCAGGATCTCGTGCTGACGGCCGCGCATTGCGTCATGCACAAGGCCGGCTACTGGGTGGTGGTCACGGACCGCTCCTTCCGGCAGCGGCGCCTTCGGGCCATCGCGGCCGCGATGCATCCGGACTTCGTCGCCGGCACCACGCCGGAGGATCAGCCGGGCACCGACCTGGCGATCCTCAAGCTGAGCGAGCGGCTCGGGCCCGACTTCCAGCCCCTGAGCACCCGGGGCGGAGGCGGCCTCGCCGCCGGAGAGGCGGTGGCGATCGCGGGCTACGGCGTCGTGGCGGAGAATCGCCGCAGCACCGCCCGGGTGCTGCGACAGGCGCGCCTCGTCTCCCTGGGCGACCTCAAGGTCGCCAATACCGTGACGGTGGTGGCCGACCGGCGCAGCCTCGCGGAGACCGCGGGGGCGGGCGCCTGCCTGGGGGATTCGGGCGGCCCGATCCTGAAGGGCGGCCCCGGGGGCTATCAACTCGTCGGCGTGGTGAGCTGGTCGAGCGGCGCCGCCCAGCAGGGGCGCGTGCGGACCGCCTGCGGCGGCTTCACCGCCGTGACGCCGATCGCCCGCCACACCGACTGGATCGCCGCCCGGATCGATGATTTCTCGCATTACCGGCCGGGCGACCCCGCGCAGTCGCGCAGCCTGCGCGGCAATCCGGCGGACTGGACGGGCGGGCGCTGA
- a CDS encoding DoxX family protein, producing MTNAVLAVARLLVVALFLWSGFGKLMNPGMVAGAISAKGLPAAEILAYLTIAAELGLGLLIALGFYARAAAVALAAFTALTIVFFHNFWSMTGDAVRANQIQAMKNVSIIGALLMIAAVGPGRLAINQR from the coding sequence ATGACCAACGCCGTCCTTGCCGTCGCCCGCCTGCTCGTCGTGGCGCTGTTCCTCTGGTCCGGATTCGGCAAGCTGATGAATCCGGGGATGGTGGCCGGTGCCATCTCGGCCAAGGGCCTGCCGGCGGCGGAGATCCTCGCCTACCTGACCATCGCGGCGGAGCTCGGCCTCGGCCTCCTCATCGCGCTCGGCTTCTACGCGCGGGCCGCCGCCGTGGCGCTCGCCGCCTTCACCGCCCTCACCATCGTGTTCTTCCACAATTTCTGGTCGATGACGGGCGACGCCGTGCGTGCGAATCAGATCCAGGCAATGAAGAACGTCTCGATCATCGGTGCGCTCCTGATGATCGCCGCCGTCGGTCCCGGCCGCCTCGCGATCAACCAGCGCTAA
- a CDS encoding sensor histidine kinase: MAADISSPEAAPPTGVSAAFRLFADGAPLLIWRTDPQARCIYVNPAWLAFRGRPVADELGSGWKDGIHPEDRDGHEAVLAAAHADRSSFTAEYRLRRHDGDFRWMLGQGAPLYEGGAFQGYCGSCFDITDRRRAEEHAAHAAVEKEALLAEVYHRVRNNLQVMVSLIGLYGRAAPGECRPAFDALGQRVRAIALVQQHLHEAPAIASIDLAEYLERLGHGLSQMRRAGRIVVDVAVERTALLQPRTANALGMILAEVVAEGLDATPETATCFTSVLIPAGAPEEPIRVRIIASGIGSGLVSAAPPKLGPRLIAAYAGQAEITATGEATPESPLELHLPEPP; encoded by the coding sequence ATGGCCGCAGACATATCCTCGCCCGAGGCGGCTCCGCCGACCGGCGTCAGCGCGGCCTTCCGTCTCTTCGCTGATGGGGCGCCCCTTCTGATCTGGCGCACCGACCCGCAGGCACGCTGCATCTACGTCAATCCGGCTTGGCTCGCGTTCCGGGGCCGGCCCGTCGCGGACGAGCTCGGCTCCGGCTGGAAGGACGGCATCCATCCCGAGGACCGCGACGGGCACGAGGCGGTCCTCGCCGCCGCCCATGCCGACCGCAGCAGCTTCACGGCCGAGTACCGGCTGCGCCGCCACGACGGCGATTTCCGCTGGATGCTCGGCCAGGGCGCGCCGCTCTACGAGGGCGGCGCCTTCCAGGGCTATTGCGGCTCCTGCTTCGACATCACCGACCGGCGCCGGGCCGAGGAGCACGCCGCCCACGCCGCCGTCGAGAAGGAGGCGCTGCTGGCGGAAGTCTATCACCGCGTGCGCAACAACCTGCAGGTGATGGTCAGCCTGATCGGCCTCTACGGCCGCGCGGCGCCGGGCGAGTGCCGGCCCGCCTTCGATGCGCTCGGGCAGCGCGTGCGGGCCATCGCGCTCGTCCAGCAGCATCTGCACGAGGCGCCGGCCATCGCCAGCATCGACCTTGCCGAGTACCTTGAGCGGCTCGGCCATGGCCTCTCGCAGATGCGCCGGGCCGGCCGGATCGTGGTCGATGTCGCGGTCGAGCGCACGGCCCTGCTCCAGCCCCGCACCGCGAACGCCCTCGGGATGATCCTGGCGGAGGTGGTGGCGGAGGGGCTCGACGCCACGCCCGAGACTGCGACCTGCTTCACCTCCGTGCTGATCCCGGCGGGTGCCCCGGAGGAGCCGATCCGCGTGCGGATCATCGCGAGCGGGATCGGGAGCGGGCTGGTCTCCGCCGCGCCCCCGAAGCTCGGGCCCCGGCTGATCGCCGCCTATGCAGGGCAGGCCGAAATCACCGCCACGGGCGAGGCGACGCCGGAATCCCCCCTGGAACTCCACCTGCCGGAACCCCCGTGA
- a CDS encoding SufE family protein, translating to MLPPIAEIVDNFAFLEEWEDRHQYLMELGRKLPPLPEEARTEANKVRGCVSQVWLETLVDRAGGTPRLHFRGDSDAHITKGVVAVLIAFFDGRPAADAAKADAFGLFQKLGLSEHLTAQRSNGARAMMERMRSDAARVAEAA from the coding sequence ATGCTGCCGCCCATTGCCGAGATCGTGGACAATTTCGCATTCCTTGAGGAATGGGAAGATCGCCATCAGTACCTGATGGAACTCGGCCGCAAGCTCCCGCCGCTGCCGGAGGAGGCCCGCACCGAGGCCAACAAGGTGCGCGGCTGCGTGAGCCAGGTCTGGCTGGAGACGCTCGTGGACCGGGCCGGCGGGACGCCGCGCCTGCATTTCCGCGGCGACAGCGATGCCCACATCACCAAGGGCGTGGTAGCGGTGCTGATCGCCTTCTTCGACGGGCGCCCCGCGGCGGATGCCGCAAAGGCCGATGCGTTCGGGCTGTTCCAGAAGCTCGGGCTCTCCGAGCACCTGACGGCCCAGCGGTCGAACGGCGCACGGGCCATGATGGAGCGGATGCGGTCGGACGCCGCCCGGGTGGCGGAAGCGGCCTGA